Proteins from one Mesotoga infera genomic window:
- a CDS encoding Ppx/GppA phosphatase family protein, which produces MSDGKVGAVINISSNALFLVIGECKAGKIKVLESLEYPLSIGRDTFNTGRVSQEKIEKTCKIIKGFKKLTREYKVASLRTVATTAVREAINRDYLLDQIVGKTRIKVRILDDSEEKGIIYREMLSEMSGNEELQKNKALIAYIGTGSLGVAWYKRGRLYSTQNIKLGSLKLTELLGELQSKTNRFHQIVEDYLSSFKEMIPKSSPFGKIDHFVVCGQEIEIIASLCATPAGAGITQIPIAKLDELYDTLKSCTPSEVAQMYGIAEEVAEILLPSLGIYRLLASFTKSKCIYASRVTLQDALLKEILLTRETKKRLENFREDIVQCARTLGKRFFFDEEHGNRVVKNAMAIFQKLKTPYGLDENDALMLKVASLVHDIGKYVNFTEHYRRSYELIRGSNLPGISQADLEIIALISLFHSNIIPSESDPAFGTLSMEQRVKVSKLAGILRLADALDRSHSEKIDVIKVRLKDNEISLTIHSREDILLEEWAFNSKARLFEEAFGLKASLKKKVNPVES; this is translated from the coding sequence ATGAGTGATGGAAAAGTCGGGGCGGTAATAAATATATCATCCAACGCCTTGTTTTTAGTCATCGGCGAATGTAAAGCCGGAAAAATTAAAGTCTTAGAATCACTCGAATATCCTTTGAGCATAGGAAGAGACACCTTCAACACTGGAAGAGTGAGCCAGGAAAAAATAGAAAAAACATGCAAGATCATCAAAGGCTTTAAAAAGCTCACCCGCGAGTACAAGGTGGCGTCTTTGCGTACGGTTGCAACAACTGCCGTCCGGGAAGCCATCAATCGCGACTACCTTCTCGATCAGATAGTCGGCAAAACCAGGATAAAAGTCAGAATTCTCGACGATTCGGAAGAGAAGGGTATCATCTATAGAGAAATGTTGTCTGAGATGAGCGGAAACGAAGAATTGCAAAAGAACAAAGCCTTGATCGCCTACATTGGCACTGGCAGTCTTGGAGTAGCCTGGTATAAGAGAGGAAGACTGTACAGCACTCAAAATATAAAGCTTGGATCTTTAAAATTAACGGAGTTGCTCGGGGAGCTTCAATCGAAAACCAACAGGTTCCACCAGATAGTCGAGGATTATCTGAGCTCCTTCAAGGAAATGATACCCAAATCCTCACCTTTCGGAAAGATCGATCATTTCGTTGTATGCGGTCAGGAAATAGAAATCATCGCTTCCTTATGTGCAACACCTGCCGGAGCGGGTATCACTCAAATTCCGATCGCGAAGCTAGACGAACTGTACGACACTCTCAAGAGCTGTACACCGTCGGAGGTAGCCCAGATGTATGGGATCGCAGAGGAAGTCGCTGAAATACTCCTCCCTTCTCTGGGAATCTACAGGCTTCTTGCCAGCTTCACAAAAAGTAAGTGCATATATGCCAGCCGTGTCACCCTTCAGGATGCCTTGTTGAAAGAGATTCTTCTGACCAGAGAGACCAAGAAACGTCTCGAAAACTTCAGAGAAGATATAGTACAGTGTGCCAGGACCCTCGGAAAACGTTTTTTCTTCGACGAAGAACATGGAAACAGAGTGGTCAAAAACGCTATGGCGATTTTCCAGAAATTGAAGACACCCTACGGACTGGATGAAAACGATGCGCTGATGCTTAAAGTAGCTTCTCTAGTTCACGATATAGGTAAATACGTTAACTTCACAGAACATTACAGAAGGTCTTACGAACTCATAAGGGGGTCGAATCTGCCGGGTATTAGTCAGGCGGATCTGGAAATAATAGCCCTGATCTCTCTTTTTCACAGCAATATCATTCCCTCGGAATCGGATCCCGCTTTCGGAACTCTCTCAATGGAGCAGAGAGTTAAAGTTTCCAAACTGGCAGGTATATTAAGGCTTGCCGATGCGCTCGACAGATCCCATTCGGAAAAAATTGACGTTATAAAAGTAAGGCTGAAGGATAACGAGATTTCCTTAACCATTCACTCGAGAGAAGACATACTGCTAGAGGAGTGGGCTTTCAACAGTAAAGCTAGACTTTTCGAAGAGGCTTTTGGCTTGAAAGCCAGCCTTAAGAAGAAGGTGAATCCCGTTGAATCTTGA
- the xylB gene encoding xylulokinase: MEIFIGIDIGTTSVKAIAVDGKGKIEKSLSRSLPLHTPKPGWAQQNPQDWWEAVVDILSEFLKSGHRIAAISVSGQMHSLVALNDRDEPVYPSILWCDQRTEKQCRELTDKLGGEKAVIESFGNPILTGFTLPKLLWLEENEPERFSTIVRWMLPKDYITYRLTGRSTIDYSDASGTSALTLEGEFSTRALELCNVDQSSNPELVNSGEIIGPVLEGTISGLKGVPVVAGGADNASAAFGCGVERPGDTMVSLGTSGTVVAVTKNAVPDTTGGIHLFRHVSGESFYHMAVILSATNSLNWFRERFASETSLGEIETIVSSSPAGSNGIVFLPYLNGERTPHRDPNARGTLFGFSSFHSRGDVFRSIYEGVAFALREGADLIQRLGTSIERVRIVGGGSRSDTWCQIVADNLGRDVWSPRVDEGAAYGSARLAAMAMGVESDSWIKLDRYFMPDNERKEVYDAIFDIYRKLYSSLKENFMVLGELQNRLVK; this comes from the coding sequence ATGGAGATCTTTATTGGAATCGACATCGGTACAACTTCGGTGAAGGCGATAGCTGTTGACGGAAAGGGCAAGATAGAAAAATCCCTTTCTAGAAGCCTACCTTTGCATACGCCAAAACCGGGATGGGCCCAGCAAAATCCGCAAGATTGGTGGGAAGCTGTAGTTGATATTCTCTCGGAGTTTTTGAAAAGTGGCCACAGGATCGCGGCAATCTCCGTGAGCGGTCAAATGCATAGCCTGGTCGCACTCAACGATAGAGACGAACCGGTGTATCCGTCCATCCTTTGGTGCGATCAGAGAACGGAGAAACAGTGTAGGGAACTTACCGATAAGCTCGGGGGCGAGAAGGCAGTCATTGAATCCTTCGGGAACCCGATCCTTACAGGATTTACTCTTCCAAAACTTTTGTGGCTCGAAGAAAACGAACCCGAACGTTTTTCAACGATCGTCAGATGGATGCTTCCTAAAGATTACATAACCTACCGCCTCACGGGAAGATCTACGATCGATTATTCGGATGCTTCCGGAACCTCGGCCCTGACTCTGGAAGGAGAGTTTTCGACACGTGCGCTTGAATTATGTAATGTCGATCAATCATCAAATCCAGAACTCGTCAATTCAGGCGAAATTATTGGACCTGTACTCGAAGGAACGATCTCTGGACTGAAGGGAGTACCTGTGGTGGCTGGAGGAGCCGACAACGCCTCCGCAGCCTTTGGTTGTGGAGTGGAACGGCCGGGCGATACCATGGTAAGCCTCGGGACTTCGGGTACGGTAGTGGCAGTTACGAAAAATGCGGTGCCCGATACTACAGGAGGCATTCACCTCTTCAGACATGTTTCCGGTGAATCTTTCTATCATATGGCCGTCATACTTTCGGCAACCAACTCGCTAAACTGGTTCAGAGAGAGGTTTGCCAGTGAAACAAGTCTCGGTGAGATCGAAACTATCGTTTCCAGTTCACCCGCCGGTTCGAATGGGATTGTCTTCCTGCCTTACCTCAACGGTGAGAGGACTCCACACCGTGATCCGAATGCCAGAGGCACACTGTTTGGTTTTTCTTCCTTTCACAGCAGAGGAGATGTATTCAGGAGCATTTATGAAGGAGTTGCCTTCGCGCTTAGGGAGGGAGCTGATCTCATACAGAGACTGGGAACATCTATAGAAAGAGTCAGGATAGTAGGCGGTGGTTCGAGAAGCGATACTTGGTGCCAGATAGTTGCCGACAATCTGGGGAGAGATGTTTGGTCTCCTCGGGTCGACGAAGGCGCCGCTTATGGTTCGGCCCGGCTAGCTGCCATGGCCATGGGAGTTGAATCGGATTCATGGATAAAGCTCGACAGGTATTTTATGCCCGACAACGAAAGAAAAGAAGTTTACGATGCGATATTTGATATATACAGGAAATTATATAGCAGCTTAAAAGAGAATTTTATGGTCCTGGGCGAGCTACAAAATAGATTAGTGAAATAA
- a CDS encoding YkgJ family cysteine cluster protein — protein sequence MNCELDFADIFARITQLEEVYDELNDSINRTILQTGLRCLPGCRSCCETPSSNIEVSILEFLPLSMNLWQNNKAIQLLEILELKAEDDPCILLQNDIALLPEGGCSYYGFRPLMCRLFGFSAIIGREGFPSPVICKLVKVNYPDISRKIADSIKDGLDIPVFSNFARRVRGIDPYLAERVYPINQALKKAIEFIGLRWYFGSLGYDKPA from the coding sequence ATGAACTGTGAACTGGACTTCGCAGACATATTTGCACGAATCACTCAGCTCGAAGAGGTCTATGACGAGCTGAACGATAGTATAAACAGAACAATTCTTCAAACCGGCCTCAGGTGTCTTCCGGGTTGCAGAAGTTGTTGCGAGACGCCTTCTTCGAACATCGAGGTTTCTATTCTTGAGTTTCTTCCGCTCTCTATGAACTTGTGGCAGAATAATAAAGCCATACAATTACTAGAGATTCTGGAATTAAAGGCCGAAGATGATCCCTGCATTTTGCTACAAAATGATATCGCACTGCTTCCTGAAGGAGGTTGTAGCTATTATGGATTTCGACCGCTGATGTGCCGGCTTTTTGGATTTTCCGCAATAATTGGAAGAGAGGGATTTCCATCACCCGTGATCTGCAAACTAGTGAAAGTCAACTATCCAGATATTTCGCGGAAGATTGCTGACAGTATCAAAGATGGCCTTGATATACCTGTGTTTTCCAACTTTGCGAGGCGGGTAAGGGGTATTGATCCGTATCTGGCTGAAAGAGTGTATCCCATCAATCAGGCATTAAAAAAGGCTATTGAATTCATAGGACTAAGATGGTATTTTGGTTCACTAGGGTACGACAAACCTGCCTGA
- the xylA gene encoding xylose isomerase, producing MIFKDIDKIRYMGPDNRDPLAFSFYDPEEEVFGVKMSDYLRFSIAFWHTFKGDGKDMFGEPNVRRGWSSIKDEMTLAKIKIDGLFELCEKLDIKYFCFHDRDIAPEGETLRETNRKLDEVVGHIKDHLKDGKVRVLWGTANLFSNPRFVHGAATSCSAEVFAYAAAQVKKAIEITKELGGENYVFWGGREGYETLLNTDMSLEIDNLGRFMKMAVDYAKEIGFTGQFLIEPKPMEPTKHQYDFDVANSLAFLRKYGLENNFKFNIEANHATLAGHTFQHELRYARINGMLGSVDANQGDTLLGWDTDQFPTDLYTTTLAMYEIALNGGLKPGGLNFDAKVRRGSMEEKNLFAGHIAGMDTFALGLKAAILLLEEGSIEKLLQERYSSFSSGIGKEIVDGTVSFKSLESYIIDRKNIFPEPSNQEYLERLVNWAIANAAR from the coding sequence ATGATTTTCAAGGACATCGACAAAATAAGGTATATGGGGCCGGACAACAGAGATCCTCTGGCTTTTAGCTTTTACGATCCAGAAGAAGAGGTCTTCGGGGTAAAAATGAGCGACTATCTCCGTTTTTCGATAGCCTTCTGGCATACTTTCAAAGGCGATGGAAAGGATATGTTCGGAGAACCGAACGTCAGACGGGGATGGAGTTCGATAAAAGATGAAATGACTCTTGCAAAGATCAAAATCGATGGACTCTTCGAACTCTGCGAAAAGCTGGATATAAAGTACTTCTGTTTCCACGATAGAGACATAGCCCCGGAGGGTGAAACTCTGCGAGAGACCAACAGGAAACTTGATGAGGTAGTCGGACATATAAAGGATCACCTGAAGGATGGAAAGGTTCGCGTCCTTTGGGGGACAGCTAATCTTTTTTCAAATCCTCGATTCGTCCACGGAGCTGCCACTTCGTGCAGTGCAGAAGTTTTCGCTTACGCAGCCGCTCAGGTCAAAAAGGCTATCGAAATTACCAAAGAACTGGGTGGGGAAAACTACGTTTTTTGGGGTGGTAGAGAGGGGTATGAAACCCTTCTAAACACAGATATGTCACTAGAGATAGACAACCTGGGCAGATTCATGAAAATGGCCGTCGATTACGCAAAAGAGATCGGTTTCACTGGCCAATTCCTCATCGAACCGAAGCCTATGGAGCCTACGAAGCATCAATATGACTTCGACGTGGCCAATTCGCTGGCTTTTCTCAGAAAATACGGATTGGAAAACAACTTCAAATTCAACATAGAGGCCAATCATGCCACTCTAGCCGGTCATACCTTTCAGCACGAACTGAGGTATGCAAGGATCAACGGTATGCTTGGTAGTGTTGATGCCAACCAGGGTGACACTCTTCTTGGATGGGATACCGACCAGTTCCCGACCGATTTGTACACTACAACACTTGCCATGTACGAAATAGCCCTGAACGGTGGGTTAAAACCCGGGGGATTGAATTTCGATGCTAAGGTTCGGAGAGGTTCGATGGAAGAGAAAAACCTATTCGCCGGCCATATTGCAGGAATGGACACCTTTGCTCTTGGCCTGAAGGCGGCCATTCTGCTCCTTGAAGAAGGCTCTATCGAAAAATTACTACAAGAGAGATATTCGAGCTTTTCTAGCGGAATCGGAAAAGAGATTGTAGATGGAACGGTATCCTTCAAAAGTCTTGAGAGTTATATAATAGACAGGAAAAACATATTTCCAGAACCTTCGAATCAGGAATACCTTGAAAGACTTGTAAACTGGGCAATAGCAAACGCTGCCAGATAA
- a CDS encoding ROK family protein encodes MSDQYIGLDIGGTKILGALFDEEGKIIKRSKKQSKADRGEEVIFGQVCKVIDSLRDDSGRLVAIGAGVPGVIDRGRILFSPNLSWKDYPLEEKLVQRYSVPAYIGNDANVSLLGVWKHGIGKGCSNLVGFFVGTGIGGGIVINGSIFGGSTGGAGEIGHMIVLPDGPLCGCGARGCLESLASKTAITKIFRSQIARGRKTYFEDLLSREGYVLKSSHLKEAYVGGDSLTVEVMDRAADYLGIATASVINLLNPQLVVFGGGVIEAMGELMIERIKAKASELAIPGLFSACRIELSELGDDASLFGAISLIENGLGIILQGR; translated from the coding sequence ATGAGTGATCAATACATCGGTCTGGACATCGGAGGCACGAAGATACTTGGGGCGCTCTTCGATGAAGAAGGGAAGATAATAAAGAGAAGCAAGAAACAGAGCAAGGCAGATAGGGGCGAAGAAGTTATCTTCGGTCAGGTGTGCAAGGTCATCGACTCACTACGTGACGATTCGGGAAGGCTTGTGGCCATAGGGGCCGGTGTCCCCGGAGTCATAGATCGCGGGAGAATTCTCTTCAGTCCGAACCTCTCCTGGAAAGATTACCCTCTGGAAGAGAAATTGGTCCAACGTTATTCCGTACCGGCTTACATTGGAAACGACGCCAATGTAAGTCTTTTAGGCGTCTGGAAACACGGCATCGGCAAAGGTTGTTCTAATCTTGTAGGTTTTTTCGTGGGTACGGGAATCGGAGGGGGGATAGTAATAAACGGCTCAATATTCGGTGGTTCGACTGGGGGAGCAGGTGAGATTGGTCACATGATCGTACTACCGGACGGACCGTTGTGTGGTTGCGGCGCAAGAGGGTGTCTTGAGAGTCTCGCTTCCAAAACCGCGATCACAAAAATCTTCAGGTCTCAGATCGCCAGGGGTAGAAAGACCTACTTCGAAGATCTTCTATCGAGGGAAGGTTATGTGTTGAAGAGCTCACACCTGAAAGAGGCCTATGTCGGAGGAGATTCTCTCACGGTTGAAGTCATGGACAGGGCAGCCGATTATCTGGGCATTGCTACCGCGTCCGTTATAAACCTTCTTAACCCGCAACTGGTGGTTTTTGGGGGCGGTGTTATAGAAGCAATGGGAGAGCTTATGATAGAGAGAATAAAGGCCAAAGCCAGTGAACTGGCTATTCCTGGTCTTTTCTCTGCTTGTCGTATTGAGCTATCTGAACTGGGCGATGATGCCAGTCTCTTCGGAGCTATTTCATTGATCGAAAACGGCCTTGGAATAATACTCCAAGGGAGGTAA
- a CDS encoding winged helix-turn-helix domain-containing protein: protein MFVEKVSFVDSLAYDFLLSLIRLNCNEMIMGSYADQEFVNWFKPDAEITDWVKETGKRLPPDIKELLDRFFNCETYFGIALFSLIQELDLITPEELIVEIKRIPEKYLLSHFLRTGFGPDVKDRNLPNLEKIVEKITSDDKEMLIFITESTVFSPSQKANLMELFSDPVKTKEDYLYLLEWYLENVFNSMKVRIKNSNQRQLKLLEKYITENGDDYFQKLEIVTVPDILAKVSRIEIGVSQFLGIDQAHSMGNKERFLFILGYDRIEIPFREKDMRLECIDVFEALSSKERLAILRALKNTSYTPIAMSKKLRIPAGELNNHIEKLKKARLIESFLDGENLKYTVNPQEIKKIVDKSLKRLLEEGD, encoded by the coding sequence ATGTTTGTGGAAAAAGTGAGTTTTGTTGATTCGCTCGCCTACGACTTTCTTTTGAGTCTGATCCGTCTGAACTGCAATGAAATGATCATGGGTTCCTACGCTGATCAGGAATTCGTCAACTGGTTCAAACCTGACGCGGAAATAACGGATTGGGTAAAAGAAACCGGAAAAAGACTGCCTCCCGATATAAAAGAGCTGCTAGATCGTTTTTTCAACTGTGAAACGTATTTCGGAATAGCGCTGTTTTCATTGATACAGGAACTGGATCTAATAACTCCAGAGGAGCTAATTGTAGAGATAAAAAGAATTCCGGAGAAGTATCTTCTTAGTCATTTTCTGCGTACCGGGTTCGGTCCGGATGTCAAAGACAGAAACCTTCCCAATCTGGAGAAAATTGTGGAAAAGATAACCAGCGACGACAAAGAGATGCTGATTTTCATAACCGAAAGCACAGTATTTTCCCCGTCTCAAAAGGCCAATTTGATGGAGCTTTTCTCTGATCCGGTGAAGACTAAAGAGGATTATCTTTATCTTCTGGAGTGGTATCTAGAGAACGTTTTCAATTCGATGAAAGTTCGCATTAAGAATTCGAACCAAAGGCAACTGAAGCTGCTTGAAAAATATATTACTGAAAATGGCGACGATTATTTCCAGAAGCTAGAAATAGTTACGGTGCCGGATATACTTGCCAAGGTCAGCCGAATAGAAATTGGAGTATCACAGTTTCTCGGAATCGATCAAGCCCATTCTATGGGCAATAAAGAAAGGTTTCTCTTTATTCTCGGCTACGACAGGATAGAGATTCCCTTTAGAGAAAAGGACATGCGTCTGGAGTGTATAGATGTCTTCGAAGCCCTCTCAAGTAAAGAGAGGCTCGCAATACTCAGGGCTTTGAAGAACACATCCTACACGCCAATCGCCATGTCTAAAAAGCTAAGAATCCCAGCCGGCGAACTCAACAACCATATAGAGAAACTCAAGAAGGCCAGACTGATAGAAAGCTTCTTGGATGGTGAAAATCTGAAGTACACGGTAAATCCGCAGGAAATAAAGAAGATAGTTGACAAGTCTTTGAAGAGGCTGCTAGAGGAAGGCGATTGA
- a CDS encoding RNA degradosome polyphosphate kinase: MNLDDPNLYLNRELSWLDFNERVLEEAFDKENPVFERLKFLSITSSNLDEFFMIRVAGLKEQQEAGYTGIDPSGMTATEQLKAISIKVHEMVERQNNCLHRSLLPALKKENIFFLKPEEFDNEQKEYIERYFTDTVYPVVTPMAIDQSRPFPFLQNKSINLGVVFDQKDQSLFAVVQIPPVLPRLIKLPSKKGQCFTFMGDILKSHMNRLFSGYPIKDIHAFRITRNADLSIEEEDEHDLLIEIEKSLQRRRWGFPVRLEIEKGMNVELREYLKEMLELTDEDIYISGTPLDLTLWMKFVQLKGFDNLRYPKALPQASPDLYGQNDLFKIVRDEDIMLHHPFESFKHISDLVYKAAEDPRVLAIKQTLYRVSGNSSIIDALVHAANSGKQVTVLVEIKARFDEESNIQWAKMLERAGCHVVYGLVGLKTHAKMLLIVREEDDGIKRYLHLSTGNYNDTTAKLYTDIGLLTVRDQLTTDASALFNVLTGYSLPPRWKTFAVAPYNLRETFLRLVQSEIDNAARGYEARIIIKINSLLDKECIKKLYEASIAGVRIDLIVRGICCLKSGIEGVSDNIRVISIVGRYLEHSRIFYFQNRDNPKFFLSSADLMPRNLDRRIEVMFPVEDERLKKRLKSILEIVLKDTVKARLQFPDGKYKKVDRRGKPLVNSQEVLHKAAISRLRKFEKERISGLASNPVLRSREKS, encoded by the coding sequence TTGAATCTTGACGATCCCAATCTGTACCTGAACAGGGAACTTAGCTGGCTTGATTTCAACGAAAGAGTTCTTGAGGAGGCTTTCGACAAGGAAAATCCGGTTTTTGAAAGGTTAAAATTTCTTTCGATCACATCTTCTAATCTAGACGAGTTTTTTATGATTAGAGTAGCCGGTCTCAAAGAACAGCAAGAGGCCGGATACACAGGTATAGATCCATCCGGAATGACCGCGACAGAACAACTAAAGGCAATTTCGATCAAGGTTCACGAAATGGTTGAGCGTCAGAACAATTGCCTTCACAGATCGCTGCTGCCGGCTTTGAAAAAAGAAAATATCTTCTTTCTCAAGCCCGAAGAGTTCGATAATGAACAGAAAGAATACATCGAGAGGTACTTCACTGACACCGTATATCCCGTCGTCACACCGATGGCGATCGATCAGTCTAGACCCTTTCCCTTTCTCCAGAACAAGAGCATCAATCTTGGAGTGGTGTTTGATCAGAAGGATCAATCGCTTTTTGCTGTGGTTCAGATACCTCCCGTTCTTCCAAGATTGATCAAACTGCCCTCGAAGAAAGGGCAGTGTTTCACTTTCATGGGAGACATATTGAAATCCCACATGAACAGGCTCTTCTCGGGATACCCCATCAAAGATATTCATGCATTCAGGATCACGCGAAACGCCGACTTGAGCATCGAAGAAGAAGATGAACATGATTTGTTGATCGAGATAGAGAAATCCCTTCAAAGACGTAGGTGGGGCTTTCCGGTGAGGTTGGAAATCGAAAAAGGTATGAATGTTGAATTGAGAGAATATTTGAAAGAGATGCTCGAGTTGACAGACGAGGATATATACATTTCGGGAACTCCCCTGGATCTTACGTTATGGATGAAATTCGTTCAGCTGAAAGGATTCGATAACCTCAGATACCCAAAGGCCCTTCCGCAGGCTTCGCCCGATCTTTACGGGCAGAACGATCTCTTCAAGATCGTAAGGGATGAAGATATAATGCTTCATCACCCTTTCGAATCATTTAAGCACATATCCGATCTGGTCTATAAAGCGGCCGAAGACCCCCGTGTACTGGCCATAAAGCAGACGCTCTACAGGGTCAGCGGGAATTCTTCGATCATCGATGCGCTAGTCCATGCGGCCAATAGCGGAAAACAGGTTACGGTGCTTGTAGAGATCAAGGCCAGGTTTGACGAAGAGAGCAACATACAGTGGGCAAAAATGCTGGAGAGAGCAGGCTGCCACGTAGTGTATGGACTGGTGGGTTTGAAGACACATGCGAAAATGCTACTTATAGTAAGAGAAGAAGACGACGGTATAAAACGTTACCTTCATTTGAGCACGGGAAATTATAACGATACTACGGCAAAGTTGTACACTGACATCGGACTGCTGACGGTAAGAGACCAATTAACAACCGATGCCTCGGCACTTTTCAACGTACTAACGGGTTACTCATTACCTCCGAGATGGAAAACCTTCGCCGTGGCGCCTTACAATTTACGCGAAACTTTCTTGAGACTCGTTCAATCCGAGATAGACAATGCCGCAAGGGGTTATGAAGCCCGAATAATTATCAAGATCAACTCTCTACTCGATAAAGAATGCATAAAAAAACTCTACGAAGCTTCGATAGCCGGTGTTAGGATCGACCTAATAGTTCGGGGCATTTGTTGCCTCAAATCCGGGATCGAGGGAGTCAGTGACAATATAAGGGTGATAAGTATTGTCGGCAGGTACCTTGAGCACAGCAGGATCTTTTATTTTCAGAACAGAGACAATCCCAAGTTCTTTCTTTCTAGTGCCGACCTCATGCCCAGAAATCTCGACAGGAGAATTGAAGTGATGTTTCCCGTGGAAGACGAGAGACTAAAGAAGAGGCTGAAATCCATACTCGAGATTGTATTGAAAGATACGGTAAAGGCCAGACTCCAGTTTCCTGACGGGAAATACAAGAAAGTTGACAGAAGGGGTAAACCGCTGGTGAATTCTCAAGAGGTACTTCATAAAGCAGCTATCTCCAGACTCAGAAAGTTCGAAAAAGAAAGAATCTCTGGACTGGCCAGTAATCCGGTGTTGAGATCGCGAGAGAAATCTTGA
- a CDS encoding winged helix-turn-helix domain-containing protein codes for MNYRELSQASGLKYDTVRNYAKVLLDEGLVEKIDESTIPVVKKIPEYTASGFTVKEAAYKAFEYVHQSSGTGEINALQKKLSDLELENESLRNELQKSKEMIENLKRKLESLSEEETPATSEIVVYRQDVRTAADVLKKALKSAGQGFAQFIHWLFDTEPEKPVE; via the coding sequence ATGAACTACAGGGAGCTTTCTCAGGCGAGTGGCCTTAAATATGATACCGTCAGGAACTACGCGAAGGTCCTTCTTGATGAGGGATTGGTTGAGAAGATCGACGAAAGCACGATTCCAGTCGTCAAAAAGATTCCCGAATACACGGCCAGTGGTTTTACAGTTAAAGAAGCAGCCTATAAAGCCTTCGAATATGTACATCAAAGCTCTGGCACGGGAGAGATAAATGCGCTTCAGAAAAAGCTTTCCGATCTCGAGCTGGAAAATGAATCTCTGAGAAATGAACTTCAAAAAAGCAAAGAAATGATAGAAAATCTGAAAAGAAAGCTAGAGTCGTTGTCGGAGGAGGAAACGCCTGCAACTTCAGAGATCGTAGTGTACAGACAGGATGTAAGAACGGCAGCAGATGTCTTAAAAAAAGCATTGAAATCTGCCGGACAGGGTTTTGCTCAGTTCATTCACTGGCTTTTCGATACCGAGCCGGAGAAACCGGTTGAATAA
- a CDS encoding ROK family transcriptional regulator, giving the protein MINRKLDSENIGKSNRRLVLQLLRKNLITTRRDLAAASGLNPSTVTKIIREFLVAGLCNEVSTEVTDRIGRKAIELRLNRKAYLSIVVDIGVEETSIGKGYFDGTTSIISSFKTPSTFEEFTKVLVENTGEIMKKIPKYKFLGYSISVPGMVDVEQSKIVYVPHLGWKDVFLKDSLSKRYPVVLDNEANLSLIAEKWNNPDLAGLGDIVFVYVSEGIGCGIMLGGQIHRGRDYSAGEIGHMTVQLDGPKCYCGNSGCWETFASSEAIVRKAQSSGLELKGSNNNERYLDILKNHEKSEYSFLIEEIEKSLAVGIVNIVNSLDPEVIVLGGVASMIPEEALKRLTGIVNSKVLYATGQNIEVRRSILDTHGKTSSNMIGAALHIIERRVDDFI; this is encoded by the coding sequence GTGATAAATAGAAAACTCGACTCTGAAAATATTGGAAAGTCCAATCGCAGGCTCGTTCTTCAACTGCTGAGAAAAAACCTTATTACGACGAGGAGAGATCTTGCAGCTGCTTCGGGACTCAATCCCAGTACTGTGACAAAGATAATTCGTGAGTTCCTGGTGGCTGGTTTATGCAATGAAGTTAGTACGGAAGTGACCGACAGGATCGGTAGAAAAGCCATAGAGCTTCGTCTGAATCGAAAGGCCTATTTATCGATAGTCGTGGATATTGGGGTTGAAGAAACCAGTATAGGTAAAGGGTACTTCGATGGTACGACCTCGATAATAAGCAGTTTCAAAACTCCTTCAACATTCGAAGAATTCACAAAGGTTCTTGTTGAGAATACAGGAGAAATAATGAAGAAAATACCCAAATACAAATTTCTCGGGTATTCCATATCCGTCCCTGGTATGGTAGACGTTGAACAATCCAAGATAGTTTATGTGCCCCACCTCGGGTGGAAAGACGTCTTCTTGAAAGATTCTCTCTCGAAAAGATATCCCGTCGTACTGGATAACGAGGCTAATCTCTCGCTGATAGCTGAAAAATGGAACAATCCCGATCTTGCCGGCCTCGGAGATATAGTGTTCGTCTATGTTTCGGAAGGTATCGGTTGTGGGATCATGCTGGGCGGACAGATCCACCGTGGCCGTGACTACTCGGCTGGAGAAATCGGCCATATGACAGTGCAGCTCGATGGACCCAAATGCTACTGCGGCAATAGCGGTTGCTGGGAGACCTTCGCTTCCAGCGAGGCGATAGTGAGAAAGGCACAATCCAGCGGACTTGAGTTGAAGGGCTCAAACAACAACGAAAGATATCTAGATATCCTGAAGAATCATGAAAAGAGCGAATATTCTTTTTTGATTGAAGAAATAGAAAAGAGTCTGGCCGTTGGAATAGTAAACATAGTGAATTCGTTAGACCCGGAGGTTATCGTCCTTGGAGGAGTAGCTTCGATGATTCCAGAAGAAGCGCTCAAACGTCTCACAGGAATCGTCAACTCCAAAGTCCTATATGCAACCGGACAGAACATAGAAGTGAGGAGAAGCATTCTCGATACCCACGGCAAAACCAGTTCGAATATGATAGGCGCTGCTCTACATATCATAGAACGTAGAGTAGATGATTTCATCTGA